The Nymphaea colorata isolate Beijing-Zhang1983 unplaced genomic scaffold, ASM883128v2 scaffold0423, whole genome shotgun sequence genomic interval CATGCGTGCCTCTTCCTCAGGTGGGAATTCCTTGCCTTCACGCTGAAGCTGTGCAGCCTTGACCTGTGTGAGCACTCCTGCTGCTTGCTCTCCTCCCATCACTGCGATTTTGGCATTGGGCCACATGTAGAGCATGCGGGGGTCGTAGGCCCGACCGCACATGCCGTAGTTGCCTGCTCCGTATGAGGCGCCGATGATGCAGGTGATCTTGGGGACGGCAGTGGTGGAGACTGCGTTGACCATCTTGGCGCCGTGCTTGGCGATGCCTTCGTGCTCGTACTTCTTGCCGACCATGAAGCCGGTGATGTTTTGCAGGAAGATAAGGGGACTTTGCGCTGGGAGCAGATCTCAACAAAGTTGGCTCCTTTCACTGCCGATTCGCTGAACAGAATCCCGTTGTTTGCCACAATTCCCACCTGCTGGTTGTAGATACGTCCGAAACCAGTCACCAGCGATTTTCCGTATTCGCTCTTGTATTCCTCGAACTTGGAGCCGTCCAAAATGCGAGCAAGGACTGCACGTGTGTCGAAGGTCTTCTTGAGGTCGGTCGACACGATATAGTTGAGCTCTTCTGGGTCGTAGAGTGGCTCTTAGATGCCAGACAGATCCAGAGTAACTTTAGGAGTGTTCAGCTAAGTACATGAGTCCGTACATTGGCAGCGATGTTGCGTCCGAGCCAAAGGGCATGCTCTTCGTTCTCGGCAAGGTGATCAGAAACACCCGAAATTCTGGTATGAACAGCTCCTCCTCCCAGCTCCTCAGCGGAAACGACTTCACCAGTGGCTGCTTTCACCAGAGGCTAAATAGCAAAGGGAATACAGGTCCTGCGAGGAAGATTGTTCCGTTGCCCTTAACGATAATATTCTCGTCAGCCATTGCAGGAACATAGGCGCCTCCAGCAGTGCAGCTGCCGAGGACCATGGAGACTTGCGGGATGCCTTTGGAAGACATTTGAGCCATGTTGTAAAAGATACGTCCAAAATGTCCCTAAGCTGGGAAGACCTCGCTCTGGCGTGGCAAGTTGGCACCTCCTGAGTCCACCAGGTAGAAGCAGGGCAGCTTGTTCTCCAGTGCGATTTCCTGCGCTCTCAAGTGTTTGCGCACGGTGATGGGATAATACGTTCCGCTTTATAGGACCAAAATTACCCCTTTACCGATGGATCGTTGGCTACTATCATGCAGAAGCGTCCAGAGATAAGACCAACGCCAGTGACAATGCCTCCGGAGTTAACCTCTTCCTTTCCGTAGAGTTCATGTCCTGCGAGTGGAGAGAACTAGAGGAAGGGAGATCCTGGGTCGATTAATTTCTGGATGCGTTAGCGGACGATAAGTTTGCCAGCCTTGTGCATCTTATCGAGGACTTTTTTGTCGGTTTGCACGGTGGCCTTGCTGAGGATCTTGGAGAAGTTGTTGTTGGCTTCGTCCATGAGTTGCTTGTTGCGCAGGAGGTCAGCGTCGTGCCGGTTAATGGGGTATTCCAGCACCGAGGGGCGGTAAAACCACTGAGAGAAACGAGCCAGGCGTCGCGAAAGGACAGACGACAACATTGATCGATTATATTTATGGAGATAACTGCAACAAATCAGAAAATTCCATATATCGATATACCCGTAGAGAAAAGTAGTGAAGAAGATGGGTATTCATCTGGTGGATGAGATTGCATCACATCGGACAATATGGTCGATAATGATGTGGTTTTGTCATTGATGTCAAATGGGTCAGATAAAGTATGATTGATAATCACTATTCAATACCCTTGCAGGTGCTATTTCTTTCCGAAATCCATCCTCTCCAAAGCAACTCCCCTCCTTTCATCCTTCACCATGATGTCATCGTTTAGTGGATCAACCCTGGCCTTGCTCACCCTGGTCGGCTGTCTGGATGGAGGTCTTACCGTTTGCAGCGATTCCCTCTATTTCTCGTTGATGCGGTGCAAATTTTCAATGGAGGTGATGTTCTCCTTATCCTCAGGGTGGACATCGACGATGGAGGACGGCAAAGGCTTGGCCTCCGCTGCAGGTGTGGTGATGCGTTTTCGGTTGGTAGGAGCGCACCCCATCGAATTAAGAATTATAGTTAGAACAAGCTAGCGTAGTATATGCCAGCTTGAAGTTATGATAGGGTGATTGGCCATATGCAGATCGATCATACCTTGTGCCGCCGCTTTACGTGGTCCTGCAGCTGTCCTTCGTCTGCGAACTTCCTCCCGCAATTCTTGACTGGACAGACAAACTTCTCCTCGGGCATGCTGTTGAGCAGCATGTTGATTAGCGACCTGGATTCAACCGCTTCTGGCACTTTTCCGCCTGAATTTGAAAGCACTCGATCGCAGTGCCCGCCCAGGCCCATCAGGCAAGCCTAAACATCAGCCATTAGCTTCGGATCTAAGTTTTCGTTGCGACTGTCGACGATGATTGCGAGGGTCTTGAGAGCCACCGTGGCAAGGTCAAAGTCATCGTTTTCGCATTCGTTGAGAATGGAGATGACGCCAGTAATTATAGTATTTTTGTAGTTTTGCCTTTGTCGTGGAATAAGTACCTGAAGTTGTTTTCGGCCATGAGGTTGGAGAGCACGCCAAGACAGTAATATACTATCTCTTTGGATGTGGACTCGAGCAGGATGAGGAGGGCTTCGTGGATCTTCGCCTCGATGACCACAGCGCAAAGCTCCTTTATTCTGGTGAGATTGGCAACCACTCTCAAGCTCTCACAGCAAATCTCCTCATTGTCGATCTGCACGACGAAGTCCACAAGCGTATGGACGAGTTGCATCTTCACCATCTTGTGTTCTGAGTTGGTCATGAGGAGTTCCTTGTCGTAGAAGAGGACGTTGGTGAGACAGCTGAGGATAGTGGCGATCAGTTCCTACCTAGATGTGCATGTACATTCCAGCGCTCGATGTTGTTCTTGCGCTCGATGTTGTTATTGCGCTCCAGGAGAGCTTTGAGCTTTTTCACCAGGTCGCGGTATGTGCTAGCGTGGTTGACGTAGATGTCCTGGCCGATGGGGGCGAGAGTGAAGAGGTTGGCGATGAGTCTGATGATGCGGTTGGCGCATTCCACATCCGATTCCTTCTTGATGTGCTGGTAGTCCCAGGCAGCCATACTCAGGCCCATCTTTTCCACTTAGTTCCTGCCTGACAGCTCACGAGTAGCATAGAAATCAAAGCACTCGTAGATATCCTGCCAGACCTGCAAATCGAAGTAAAGCTGGCTGCGAACGTCGGCGAGATAGCTGGTCAAGTTGGCGAAGGTCATGGCCACTCGGATCACGATGTGGATGTTGCTCTTGTAGAACTTGAAGAAGCTGCTGAGGGTTTTACGCAGCTGCGCTTCTCGAAGAGCTTCACGCAGACGGACTCGTAGTTGGAGACCTTGGAGAAGGTACGCAGCACGTTGAACATTAGGTCCTGGTTGGTGGGGAAAAGCTCGACCAGGCGCGTCCAGGCTTCGATGCAGTTGCTGTCGAGGAAGGCGCGGTGGGACTTCTCCTATCCCACCAGGTGGCGGAACGAGGCAGTAAGCTGCATCAGAATAGTGTTTCCTGTGCTCGACAAGGTCTTGTCCGTCCAGATGCAAAGATATCGGTTCAGCAGGCGCAAGTATTCCTCTTGGATGATCTCGCGTCGCAGTCTGGAGCTGGCGGAGAGGTTTTTTACGATGGAGCATAGAACGATTACGATCTCCTATATGCAGCCTCTATCGATGGAAGAAGAAGGAGTTTAGAGTTTCGGCCTGCTTAAACCTACTATTTATTGCTTGTTGAGAGTGGTGGGGTCCTTCTTGGAGAGGGAGGACAGCTTGCCCCTTGAGGATGGACGGACAGCTGGCAATTCTTCAACTTTTTTGAGGGAGTTTTTGCGCATGAGGGTGGGCCTCCTTTCCGGTTTAGAGGATTCAGTTTCGATATGGGAGACGAAGGCCTCCATGGCAGAGAAGAGAGCCTTGATAATGCCTGTTTCGAGAATGAGATTGTCGCTTCTATCGTTCTGGGTGAGGAGGTTAATTTCGTCGAGAACCTTCTTGAAAAGGCCAAGGGTGAGAGAGCCGTTCTCCTCGGTGAGTTCCTTGGCCCTGCGCTTGAGTTCCTGCTGGTATTTGACCACCAGGAGGATGGACTATCGGAATGCTGAGAGCTGCTGATTGACGAGGAAGGACTTCTGGTTATCGAGGAAATAGCCAATCAGTTCGCTGCTCTCCTTCTACCACTTTTGGGGTTACAGTTCGCCAAGTTTGGCTAGCAACCGCGCTGCTCTTTCCATTTGCGAGGGGAAAGTAGTTGCTCCGATACGGTTCTCCTCCTCGCTGCTTGCAGGGACGGACTCGCCGAAGCCGACTCCGACTCCCTCGCCTTTGTTTTTAATTAGCTTGAGGTCCCGTTTACGTGTAAAGGAAGCGTTCATGctcataaatatttaaaaatgagaGGATCATAAATcatcaaaattatatgagaatTTATAAGTTTAATACCTTATGTGCTGGTAGTGGCATTCATAATTAATCATTTATGTTTGGAGGAAACAGCTTCGGCGGATTCGGCGGTCAAGCCAACAACCAAGCAGGGGGCTCTTCGGCAACGCTCCCAAGCCCAACAACACTCCCGGCCTCTTCGGCGCCGGCAACCAGCAACCCAATGCGGGACTCTTCGGAGGACAGCAGCAACAGAACGCCGGCGGCATCTTCGGAGGACAACAGCAACAGCCAAACGGCTTCATGCAGCAGCCCACCCAACAACCTGGCCTCTTCGGCGGACAACAACAAGGTACTCCTGGAGGTATATTTGGCGGTCAGCAGCAACCAGCACAAGGACTCTTCGGCGGACAGCAACAGCAACCGCAGCAACAGGGCATTTTCGGAGGCCAGCAACAGCCGCAGCAAAACGTAGGAGGACTCTTCGGAGGGCAACAACAGCAACAGCAACCAGGAGTAGGCCTGTTCGGAGGACAGCAGCAACAGCCTCAGGGAGGAGGAATCTTCGGAGGAGGACAGCAGACCAACGCTGGCGGACTCTTCGGGGGAAACCAGCAGCAGCAAGGACAAGGACTCTTCGGAGGGCAAGCTCAGCAGCAACAACAGCCTGCTGGAAATAACCTGTTCGGCGGAAACACCCAGCCTGCGGCACTGGCCTTTTCGGAGCTACCAGCAACAACGCCAACAACGCCTTCCTCGGTCAGCAGCAGCCACAGCAGCAAAACCCCTTCGGCGCCACTCCCGCATTCGGAAACACCACTTCAATCTTCGGAGGAGGCcagcagcaacaacagcaaGCAGCCAATCCTCTCTTCGGAGGCCAGCAGCAACCGCAGCAGACAAACACTGGCGGGCTTTTCAACACATTCGCTCCCAACACCCAGCAGCCTCAGCAACAGCAAGCGGCATGTTCCAGCAGGCCAACAACGGCACGGGCAACAGCCTCTTCGGGAACAATGCCTTCAACAGTCCTGCTGGTACGAGTAACAATAAATTAGGCGGGACAACCTGGGGGGTGCCTACCAACCTCAATTCCTCTCCCTCCGTCGCCAATACCAACTCGGTTGGCACTCAGGTCCAGCCAGTCAAGAGCAAGAACTCCAAGCTCGATGCCAAGCATCTCGTCAAGTGCATCGCTGCTCTCGACCAGTTCAACGGACTCAGCAAGGAGGAAATCAGGATCAGCTTTGTCCAAAGCGGAGGACAGCAGCCTGCCATCACCCAACAACCGGAGTGCAGACTGGCGGATTTGGAGCAAATACTGCTGGCTTCAAGCCAGTCACTGGCTTCGGCGCACAAacctccctcccttccttcGGAGGCATCACTAGCAACAACAACATCGGCCAGACTGCTGGACTCTTCGGACAGGGCCAAAATGCTGCCCAGAACGCATTCGGTCAGCAGCAGGCAAAGCCAGCCTTCGGCGCCACCACTGCAACCACTGGAGCTTTCGGACAGGGAACCTCACTGTTCGGAGgacagcagcaacagcagcagcagggCACCTCGCTCTTCGGAGGAGTAGCTTCACAGCCTCAGACAGCTACAACTGGCCTGTTTGGGCAGACTGCCGCCACTGGAGCCTCTCCACTCTTCGGACAGCAACCAACAGCGTTCGGACAACAGCCTGCTACAACCTTTGGACAGCAGCCTACCACAGCTTTTGGTCAGCAGCCAGCTCAAGCCACCACCTCCCTCTTCGGAGGAACTCAGCCAGCTCAGACTAGCCTGTTCGGTCAGACAGCTCAGCAGCCAGCCACTACCTCTCTCTTTGGGCAGACGCAGCCGACTTCTCTTTTCGGACAGACTCCACAGGCTACCACTTCGCTCTTCGGACAGCCACAGCAGCAGCAAACTCCCTCCCTGTTTGGGCTGCTCAGCCTGCCACTACTTCCCTCTTCGGAGCAGCTCCAGCCACCACCACGCCCCAGTTCGGCGTAGCTCAAGCTCCCTCCCTCTTCACTCCTCCTCAGCCAGTTGCTCCAACTGCTCAGCCTGGCTTCTTCAACCAGCCGCCTTCTACTTTCGCACAGCTTTCCAATCCTCTCTTCCAAGCTTCGCAGACTCTAGATCCGGCCTTGCAGGTGCTGCTTCCCCAGCTTCTGCTCACCTACGCACTCAACCAAGCGCTTCCCCAAGCCTCATCCGACCCAGCCACCAATCCCGCCTTAGATTTGATCAGCAAACTCAGCACCCTCGTCAACCAACTGCAGGGCAGCCAAAGCAACTACTCAGCCAGCAGCGCTCCCGCCTCCACTCCCTTCGACGAGTTCATGAAGGAGGCAAGAAGCGGCTATACCGACAAGCCAAAGAAGGAAAACGAAGTCTACTCTCTCTTCTCCGATTTCGAGAAGGAACCCGGCTACTACTGGATTCCCCCAGCTATCCCGTATACGAGCTCAAGAGAAAGCCCAAGGAGGACGAGACCAAGCCAGTTGAGTCCTTCCGCATCGTCCCCAAGAAGCAGGAATCCCTGCTGGGCAACGACAAGAGCATGCGCCAGGTCTCCAAGAGCTACAGGAGCAGTTTGGAGGACGGGCGCAGGAAGATCAACGTCTTCCTGGCGGACCTGCCGAAGGTGGGTGACTTCAACATCTCGCCCTCCGTCGAGCACCTCAAGGACTACACTACTGAGCAGCTGCGCAAGGTCCCCAACGTAAAGATCTGGAACAAGTTCGGCGAAATTGAGTTCCTGGAGCCGATTTCGCTCTACCGGGCCAACCTGGAGGCGGGCATCGTGATTTCCCGCGACAACATCGAGATCACCGACCGCGACCTGGAGGACAAGCGCATGCGGATGACCTTCCGCAACTTCGGCAACTACGCCAACCTCAAGGGCGAAGAACGCGATAAGATCGTGAAGCGCATGCGCAAGTGGATCGCCAAGTACGACATGCGCGAAGTCAACCACGACGAAGAAACTGGAGACCTTGTTGTAGAGGTGACAATTGATTACACCCACATATCATCATTATCATATCTAACAACCTATTTAGTCTCTATATCTTAGAATCAATAAATATTTCCCCCTTTGAATGCTGATAATAGCATTATCTTGATCCTATCTTGTTGTAATAatcttctctttccttccttgaattaGCAAGCCTTTCAAGCTGCTGTCACAAAGCTCAAAAAGGTCAATTACTTTATGATGGTAAGACTATAATTTTTGATAGCAATTATGAATGCTTGATTGGGAGTAGTGGATGAACGATCAGAACAGGTCGTCGTGGCTGCGTTCCTCCATGTCTATCTCAGGTAGAATGCTAATCTGGAAGCCGCTCTCCTCAACTGCATTAATCACGCCTTACAGTAGAATCGGTTGTCCTCCGCCTCCATCAGCTCGCGCGGGTACTTGCTGCTCGCCGACTTGTTcagctggatcgggtctggcGGCAGGCACTCCTCCTCCTTCAGCAGCGACAGGCCCGCCATTATGCCCTCCTCTCCCAGACTACCAGTAATGTCCCCGCACACCTCCTCGTCCATCTTGCTCTCCTTGTAGGGCTCCTCCTGCTTCATCTAGAAGTAGGGCGTCTCAGAGAAGAAGCGCGCGTTGAGGTTGCCCTGCGACTTCGCTCTGGAGCGCACTGCCTTGGGGAGTTCGAAGTTCTCGTCAGCGCTGCCGACTGAGTTCTTGCGCCGGCGGGAGTTGGTTTCTCCGCGACTGAGGTCGTCGTCGCTGATGTCGTCAACGTTGCTGGTATCGGAGGAGAGCATGAAGGAGTTGTTGCCTTCGCTTTCCTCGCGGTCGAGGTGGTAGCGGGTGGGCGTCAGCAGGTCCTGTCCTCCTGCCGATCCGCGCCGTTCCTTCTTCGGCCGTCTCTTGTAGGCGCCTGCGAACTCGGTCAGTTTGGCGATGAACTCCCTTACCACCTCCACATCGATCTCATCTTCGCCTCCAATCTCATCATCGTAGGAGAACTAAACAAGTTAATTCTTCAATTCTAGGTGATTGTTGGCGTACGCTGCGAGAACTGGCAAAGGTTCTGTTCATAGTTGGGGAAGAGTTTGAACTTTTCCTCTGCTACTTCGACGATGCGGTAAAGTATGGTGGGACTGAACTGTTTGTACTCTTTCCTAAACTGACTGTGAATAACTTTGTTGATCTTGCGGAGCGCCTTCCGCAGGAGCGCGTAGAAGTGGTTCTTCACGCAGTTGTCTGATCTATGTTTTGAAGGGGGTACCGTCCTCCCAGCTTGGTTCCGATAACTGCCCACTTATTGCCGATATCGTTGTGATAGTGAAGCATCAGTTGTTCGTCGTCGTAGCTCCATTCTTCTTTCTGGAAGGAGGGATCGATGGTTGCGTAGCTGTATGAGGAGACTGCTACCGCTCTTTACACTGTTTGCCATTACGGCCCTTGATGCCATAGTCTTCCTGCAATTTGCGCGCGATGTGGCTCCACTTGGTGAGCCGACTGCTCTCGAAGACGTACTTGAGGAGGCGGTCCTCCTCGACGGTCCACGGACGCTTCTCCATATGATATAGGTGATAATATAGAAGGTGAAGGgtcaataaaatataatatcaGTCCCGCTCCAGCAGGCGCAGCAACCGCGACTCTGTGGCCGCCTCCGTGCGGATGGAGAGCATGGCGGGATCCAGGTTGCGGGCGCGGGGGGGTGGGGGCGGAGGGAGGGTGGATGAAGTTGCAGCGGTTGCGAGGAGGATGGCTTCAGATAATAGAAACTTATGGAGCCATAGGAGCATGAAGAAAAAGCTGAAGTCTACTATGTTGATTTACTTGAGGAGGCGGTCCTCCTCGACGGTCCACGGACGCTTCTCCATGTGATATAGGTGATAATATAGAAGGTGCAAGGgtcaataaaatataatatcaGTCCCGCTCCAGCAGACGCAGCAACCGCGACTCTGTGGCTGCCTCCGTGCGGATGGAGAGCATGGCGGGATCCAGGTTGCGGGCGCGAGCGGGGGTGGGGGCGGACGGAGGGTGGATGAAGTTGCAGCGGTTGCCGTAGGGGCAGAAGCCTTCCTGCAGGAACCCCCCGCACACCTTGGTCTTGTACTTGCAGTTGGCCTGGTGGTTCTTCTTGAGCTCCTGCAGTCCGTGCGCGAACTTGCAGCGCTTCTCGTAGGGACAATAGCCGTTTTCCACAAACTTTTTGCACAGCTGCGACTTCTCCTTGTGCGAGGGCTGCGGGGGGCGCTCGCGCGGAGATTCCTCGGTGGATAGGGAGTGGCTGATGGGCTTGGTGGCTTCGAACAGGGGCGGCACGACGGTTGAGAGGGTGGAGATCTTGCGCATGCTTTCTTCCTTGGATAActattattaataaaattaataatttgttctttttgtaGCTGTGGAATAATGCCAGCCGACGCCAACTCAAAAACCGCCAAAGTACCAGTAACAATATCGGATCAATCCATTCGCAAAGGATAATGATATGAATCCGAGCCAACTATGTCGAATACCCTTGGTGCCGATCTTAGTGGATGGATATTGTatgattttgtttgattttttgatgATTCGGCAGTGATAGTCTTGATGTTTATTGATGGCATTCCTTAAGAATTAAAAATGATCACTTCTTACTGTACTTCATTTCGATGCGGAACAAGTCTTTATCTCCCTCGTAATCTATGCTTGAGTATGCCATGTTCCGATCTCTGCATTTGACGAAGTCAGCGAGGGGGATGATGAATCTTGCCTGGGTGCTATTGCTCTGGAAGGCCACTCTCTTCCCAGGTTTAACTCGTAGTTGGCCAGCACATCCTGGATGGGTTTCACCTGTTCGGAGGAGCTCAGCTCGAAGGTTTCCACCTTATCACCCTACATCAACTAATTATTATTTCCATTCATTTAAATCCAATCCCAAAAGAGCCTGCGACAGCCGCCTGGACAAGGATTTGGGGTAAGGAACGATGATATTTTGTAATAATGTGATCTTCTATAAATTAGCCAATAGTTGACCATCGATAGATTCACACAAAAACTGCTTTCTTTTTGTAGATTGGTAAGCAGCTAAACTAGCAAGCACCATGAAGCCTCATTTCTTAACAAGTTCAGCCAACAAGCGCAATACTTCCACATCCGCCTCGGGGTACAGCACAGGCGTCAGCAATCCCCCCAACTCTCTATTCAAATCGAGAGTAAGTCAGCAGCAGCAATCAAACAGCGAAACTGATAATACAGCTGGACAGTCGACTATTTGTCAAGCTTGGCAAAAGATTATCAACCAATATAGAAAAAGGCCGAAGGATTAGGAGCCTGAAACATAAAATGTTGAAGAACCGGCTGAAGAACACCTTGAAGAGTTCTCGATCGTAATGCCCTATCGAAAGCTTGAAAATAGGTTGGCTACTTAGAAACCtccaaggaaaagaaataggCAAAAGATTTCAAGAAGACTGCCAAAAAGCCAATATGGAATCAAGCCAATTCAAAAAGTTCTAAAATGcaatctcaaaaagaaaaaaacatagaaaaatacAATAGTAAGTGGCTTGAAGATGATAAGACTATCTTGCATTAATCATATAACTTTTCTAAGGATGATCAGATTACAATAAAAGATTAGCCaagagcaaaagaaagaaaagcaaggaTCAGTTCAGTGGTTGGCGCAGGCTCATTTCATAATCAACCTAGCTGGATCGTAAATTCCATAATAAAGATATGCAAGTAAGATGAAGGCAAATAAACCCTCTTTCAAAAGCTCCAAAAAGAGTAAACATCTTGAATAGCAAAATGTTTAAGCGAATAATACGTTTGAATAGGCTTTCCTATAAGATGCTGATGATCTCTAGCAATGGTAAGCTACGCATAGTCCTTAAAGAGCCCCAATTAACACTGAAAAGAAACAATCCCAGCTGAAGCCAAAGCTCAAGATACTTGATTTTCGCATAAGGCTAGAAGTATGTGAAGAATATGTCAATAGATAGCAAGAAAAAAAGCAGCAAAACAACCAACaccaaaaaattgcaaattagGCAAAGCCGCTATTTCAATAGTAAA includes:
- the LOC116244971 gene encoding LOW QUALITY PROTEIN: uncharacterized protein LOC116244971 (The sequence of the model RefSeq protein was modified relative to this genomic sequence to represent the inferred CDS: inserted 1 base in 1 codon; deleted 6 bases in 3 codons; substituted 6 bases at 6 genomic stop codons): MGLSMAAWDYQHIKKESDVECANRIIRLIANLFTLAPIGQDIYVNHASTYRDLVKKLKALLERNNNIERKNNIERWNIDNEEICCESLRVVANLTRIKELCAVVIEAKIHEALLILLESTSKEIVYYCLGVLSNLMAENNFSYLHKYNRSMLSSVLSRRLARFSQWFYRPSVLEYPINRHDADLLRNKQLMDEANNNFSKILSKATVQTDKKVLDKMHKAGKLIVRXRIQKLIDPGSPFLXFSPLAGHELYGKEEVNSGGIVTGVGLISGRFCMIVANDPSVKGXFWSYKGTYYPITVRKHLRAQEIALENKLPCFYLVDSGGANLPRQSEVFPAXGHFGRIFYNMAQMSSKGIPQVSMVLGSCTAGGAYVPAMADENIIVKGNGTIFLAGPVFPLLFPLVKAATGEVVSAEELGGGAVHTRISGVSDHLAENEEHALWLGRNIAANVRTHVLLNTPKVTLDLSGIXEPLYDPEELNYIVSTDLKKTFDTRAVLARILDGSKFEEYKSEYGKSLVTGFGRIYNQQVGIVANNGILFSESAVKGANFVEICSQRKXPLIFLQNITGFMVGKKYEHEGIAKHGAKMVNAVSTTAVPKITCIIGASYGAGNYGMCGRAYDPRMLYMWPNAKIAVMGGEQAAGVLTQVKAAQLQREGKEFPPEEEARMRKQTIXLYDKESSCYYSTARLWDDGVILPEDTRKVLGLSVLIASSNIGETKHGVFRM
- the LOC116244972 gene encoding uncharacterized protein LOC116244972 — its product is MGDEGLHGREESLDNACFENEIVASIVLGEEVNFVENLLEKAKGERAVLLGEFLGPALEFLLLRRIRRSSQQPSRGLFGNAPKPNNTPGLFGAGNQQPNAGLFGGQQQQNAGGIFGGQQQQPNGFMQQPTQQPGLFGGQQQGTPGGIFGGQQQPAQGLFGGQQQQPQQQGIFGGQQQPQQNVGGLFGGQQQQQQPGVGLFGGQQQQPQGGGIFGGGQQTNAGGLFGGNQQQQGQGLFGGQAQQQQQPAGNNLFGGNTQPAALAFSELPATTPTTPSSVSSSHSSKTPSAPLPHSETPLQSSEEASSNNSKQPILSSEASSNRSRQTLAGFSTHSLPTPSSLSNSKRRDNLGGAYQPQFLSLRRQYQLGWHSGPASQEQELQARCQASRQVHRCSRPVQRTQQGGNQDQLCPKRRTAACHHPTTGVQTGGFGANTAGFKPVTGFGAQTSLPSFGGITSNNNIGQTAGLFGQGQNAAQNAFGQQQAKPAFGATTATTGAFGQGTSLFGGQQQQQQQGTSLFGGVASQPQTATTGLFGQTAATGASPLFGQQPTAFGQQPATTFGQQPTTAFGQQPAQATTSLFGGTQPAQTSLFGQTAQQPATTSLFGQTQPTSLFGQTPQATTSLFGQPQQQQTPSLFGLLSLPLLPSSEQLQPPPRPNSRSGLAGAASPASAHLRTQPSASPSLIRPSHQSRLRFDQQTQHPRQPTAGQPKQLLSQQRSRLHSLRRVHEGGKKRLYRQAKEGKRSLLSLLRFREGTRLLLDSPSYPVYELKRKPKEDETKPVESFRIVPKKQESLLGNDKSMRQVSKSYRSSLEDGRRKINVFLADLPKVGDFNISPSVEHLKDYTTEQLRKVPNVKIWNKFGEIEFLEPISLYRANLEAGIVISRDNIEITDRDLEDKRMRMTFRNFGNYANLKGEERDKIVKRMRKWIAKYDMREVNHDEETGDLVVEVTIDYTHISSLSYLTTYLVSIS
- the LOC116244973 gene encoding uncharacterized protein LOC116244973, whose amino-acid sequence is MRKISTLSTVVPPLFEATKPISHSLSTEESPRERPPQPSHKEKSQLCKKFVENGYCPYEKRCKFAHGLQELKKNHQANCKYKTKVCGGFLQEGFCPYGNRCNFIHPPSAPTPARARNLDPAMLSIRTEAATESRLLPILLATAATSSTLPPPPPPRARNLDPAMLSIRTEAATESRLLRLLERD